The DNA window CCGGTCTGCACCGGGACGGACACTGACTTACGGGTAATGATGCCAGGAGCGAGTTTTTCGACAGGATACTGGGCGTCTGCCTTGATGGGGCCCTTGCCATCCAGAGGCTCACCGAGGGTGCTGACAACGCGGCCCAGGAGACCTTTGCCGACAGGAACGGAAAGGAGACGGCCCGTGGTCTTGACTTCGTCGCCAGCCTTGATGCCTTCAGAGGAACCGAGAAGCACGCAGCCGACTTCGGTTTCTTCCAGGTTCAGAGCGAGGCCGAACTGACCGTTCGAGAACTCAATCATTTCGTTGAGCATCACATCGCTCAAGCCTTCAATCTTGGCTGCGCCGTCACCGATCTCGCGGACTACGCCGACATTGGACTTGGTGACCGCCGTCTTGAGTCCGGCGATTTGGGATTCGATCTCCTGGAGGATGTTGCTCATGGTAACTGCTGGTTTTGAAAGGGGAAAGGTGGAGGCGGAAAGGATGCCGGGCGGGGACGGTTAGGAAAGGGAGGCTTTGAGGGCTTCGAGACGGGCTTTGACTGAGCCATCCCAGACATCGCTGCCGACCTTGACGCGAATGCCGCCAAGGAGCTCAGGCTTGATGTGATATTCAAGGGCCAGCTCGCGACCATATTTCTGCGAGAGGCTGGTGTTCAGGCCGGACTGGATGTCTGCGGTGAGAGGCGTGGCGCTTTCCACCACGGCGCGCTGGCTTTCGATCTCGTTGCGCACCTGGGCGGCAAGGGAATCCAGCAGGCCGTGATAACCGCGAGGCTTGGTGGCGATGATTTTGTCCACGATCATGCGCACGCGGGACTCGTCCAGCTTACCATTCACCATGCAGAGGCGAAAAAGCTGGCGGGATGTGCGGCGGACTTCCTTGCTGATTTTCATGATCGTGGTGGCGAGGAAAAGGGATTACCGGCTGACCTGGGCGGAGGTTTCTTGATTGATGCGGGCCTGGTCGTCGGTGTTGAGGACCTTGCCAGTGACGCGGGTGGTCGCATCCGTAACCATGCGGCCGAATTCGGCTTTCAGCTGGGCCATGACCTGCTCGTGCTCCATCTTGGCGGCCTCACGGGCTTTGACGAGGATCTGGCCGGCTTCCTGGATGGCTTCCTGCTGGCGTTTTTCAGCGAGGGACTTGGCGCTGTCACCAGCTTCTTTGACCATGCGGTTGGCGTCGTCGTTGGCTTTGTCAACAATGGCCTGGGCATTCTTCTCAGCCTCAGCGAGGTCGCGGGCGATTTTTTCAAGCTTGGACTCACCGTCAGCGATGCGCATGCGGCGCTGCTCCAGCATGCCCATGATGGGACCAAAAGCCTTGGTCTTGAGCACATAAAACACGACAAGGAAAATGATGACCTGCGCGATCAATTTTGGCAGTTCGAGGCCAAACTGGTCTGCAATGTCGGAGGCTGCAAGGAAGGTCGTGGTCATGACAAGATCAAATAAATAAGCGGGGGTGGAGATGGCGACCTTATGCAGACCGCCATCTCCGGGGGAGGATTAACGGCCCTGGAACGCGATGATCAGAGCGTAAATGGCGACGGCTTCTGCCAGCGCCATGCCGATGATTGCCAGAGTCTGGATGCTGCCAGCAGCGCCAGGGTTACGACCGACAGCTTCCACTGCCTTGCCACCGATCAGACCGATGCCGATAGCGGCACCAGCACCAGCGAGACCCAGGGTAAGGGAACCGGAGATACCCTGTGCAGCAGCGGCAGCAGCAGGAGCAGCCTCGGCTGCCATAGACATGATTTCCATCATCATAGTGTTATTCTTCTTTCTGTATTTGGTTGTTCTGGCCGCCGCCCACACTCATAGGCATGGTCCCGACGGTCAAAGTTTTCAATGGTGATCGTGACCATGCTCTTCACCATGATGCTCGTCATGCGTGGTGGAAAGCTGGATATAAACGGCGCAAAGGAGGGTGAAAACAGCAGCCTGCAGCAGGCCAACGAGCAACTCCATGAAGTAAAAGGGAATCGGAGCAATGGTGGCGATGATGAATTTTCCAACGGCACCCAAACCAAACATGTCACCCAAGGTCATCATGGTATGAAGCAGCGTTTCACCGGCGTAAATGTTCCCGAAAAGACGCAGGGAAAGAGATCCCGGACGGAACATGATGGAGACGATTTCAATGGCACCCACCAGGAGGAAGACAAGGGCAATGAAGATTCCCATGATGCCCGTGGCACCACCCTTGGCACCGAACGTGTGCTTGATGAAACCCCAGACGCCAAGCTCACGAATGGTGAGATAGAACCAGACAAGCATGAAGCAGAGGGCCATGCCCAAGGTCATGTTCAAATCCGCCGTAGCAGGGCGCAGAAGCGGCTCGGTAATGTGCGTCATGGAAAGCACACCATATCCATGACCCCAACCAATGGTACCTACACCCGGAAGCAGACCGAAGTAGTTGGAGACCAGAATGAAGATGAACAGAGTGGCCAGCAGAGGAAAGGCGCGAGGAGCCTGCTTGGGACCAACGATGGCCTCCACCTGATTATAGACCGCCTCAATGATGGACTCGAAAAAGTTCTGCCACGGATGTGGAATAAGCGTCATTTTAGACGTGGCCTTGTTGGCCATCCAGATGATGACACCCGTAACGATGGCAGCGACAAGGCAAGAATTGGTGACGAAAGCCCAGAAGCTTTCACGTTCTCCCCCGCCAAGCAATGACACGGCCTTGCGGCTCACTTCAGCGAGCAGAAGGGCGGATGAGGGAAAGGTAAAACTTACGTCCATAGCAAATAGCGGGCCGGGTCGGCTAAGAGTGTTTAGCAGCGGGCCAGATAGAGGCAAGACTTATTTGTGAAATTTTTCACAAAGTCATCCGTGCCCTTATTTTAAAGGGTTCCGACGACTTTTCAGGTTTTCGGGACCGCCGTCCGAAATGACTTCACCAGGCGGTCCATCCGCCATCCACCGGCAGGTCAATTCCGGTAATGTAGCTTGCCGCATCGCTGAGTAAAAAGCTTACCGCGCCAGCGATCTCAACCGGCGCTCCGACCCGTCCCAACGGAACCTTTTGCGACAGCCTCGCGATAAACTCCGGCTGAGCTTCCTGGATGCCCGGATTGGGAAAGGGTCCGGGAGAGATCGTATTGCAGCGCACCCCGCATGCCCCGTAGTGAACCGCCAGATAGCGGGCCATCTGCCGCATCCCGGCCTTATTAACCCCGTATTCTATCGGATTGGTATTCATGGGTGACTCGTATATGCGGGGATCCGGGGCAACGCCGCCATACATGCTTGAAAACAGGACCAGGCTCCCCTGCCCTGCAGCCGCCATGAGATCCGCAACGGCGCGCGTCAGGATGAAAGTGCTGGTCAGATTGCCATGGTTCACTTCATCAAAATCCTCGGCGGTTAGCTCTGCCAGACGTTTCGGGGTGGCGGCATAGGTCAGGTTCACCAGCCCATGGGGCACGCCATGAGCGGATTGATGTTTTTCCACAAAGGGCAGCAAGGCATCCGTGTCGTGGGCATCCAGATCCACCGGGGTGATATCCCCGGCGAAGCTGGCTTTATCCAAAAAAGCGGCACTGCGGCCAGGCAAATCGGCACACAAGACACTTGCCCCCATTTCTGCCAGCGTCAGCACCGTGGACTGGCCCAACCATCCCGCCCCCCCTATGACCCAGATGCGCTGGCCAGTAAGATCAAAAGGTGATGGGGCAGGATTCATGGCGAACATACGCAATGATGCAGAGCAAGTTTTCGGCCCGATGAAGAAAGACGGCGTGGCTCTGTAAAAAGGTCGCGAATCCCGTCATCATGTTAGCTTTCCCCAGGCATGAAGCCTCATCCTTTCGGCCCCGCCATTCACTTTCGCGGACTGCCAATCTTGTTGTTAAACTGGATCATCGAACCGGCACCACCGGAAAAAGCGCCCCCTAAACGCGGAGGAACGTCTGTTTCCGGAAGGATCCATGCGTGCATGAGCTTCTGATCAGCCCGGTAGCGCAAAGCAGTGCGGAGGGCGAAGGCCAGTCCGGTCATCAACAGCACGCAGGCCACACTGGCACCTGCTGAAGCCATCAAGCCCCAATGACTGACAACGGGCTCAGCAACACTGACTGGCAAGGGGGACCCTGCGGCCACTTCATGAAGAACACCCTGGCCGTCCTGCTGATCAAGGGAGGCGGGCAGTGCCTTTTCCGACCAGAACAACCGTGTCGAAAGCCGGACAGCGAAGCGCTGCAACTGCTGCTCCGCCTCCTGCACCTGCATGGCGTCTTTGATGCAATCATCCGCCATTTCCGACATGGCAGCCAGAGAACTGAACTGGCTGATGACCGGGCTGACCATAAAACGCGCACGCCATGGCTCCCCCAGCGGATAAATGGCCAGGCAGACCTCCCCTTCACCCTTGAGCCGGGCAATCAGAGGCGCGAGCGAAGCTGTCGAATCCAGAGCCTGGTCCCTGTCCAAGACGAACAAGTAAAGACGGATTCGGGACTCGGAAGCATGAAATTGCAAGAGACGCTCCACATCCATGGCAGGCAGCTCTGTCACCAGGGCCTGGGGATCAATGAGATATTCGTTGACCGGCACCTGCGCCAGTCCTTCCAGCACTGAGACAGGCACGTTCCGCAAAGCAACTTCCGGGGTAGGCGCTGGAATCGCCGTGACCGGTGCCTGTCCGGCACCCAAAAGGCCGCCACGCAAAAAAAGCGACAGGTCATGAGGCTCTAGACCCGGTTCATCCAGGAAAAGCGGAGGTGAAACCATCATTCCGGGTGAGCCCAGAAAAAAAGTGTCCTGATTTTCCAGGCGATTGTTTTCAGGCAGCAAATTGGAGAAATGACTTCCTGGGGGGAGATGCCTGGTTTCTGCACTGTCCCATGTGGGCAGAGGTGGCTCATCCGAAGCTGGGGCGGATACAGCGCATAGAAGGAGGAAAGCAGTTCGCCACAGCACCCAGACTATTCGCTCCTGTTTTAAAGCCGTCATGGGGAAACATTCAATTCAGACATTGCTGCCGGTCTGAGCAGGCCTGTGGGCCGCACGAAGAGTTTGCAAACCCATGCTGCCCAGGTCGGAGCCGGCCATCTTGGCGGGGACTTCGGGAAGCGAACGTGTGCCTGCTTGCGCGAGCTTTTTGCCAAGAAGTTTTACCACGCGCTCCACGGCCTGACCGTAACGACGGCGATCCAGCAGACTGCTTACCTGGTTTAAAATATGCCGCGCATCGGCATCCCTGACATGTGCCTCCAGAGCATAGCCGAGCGTCAAAGCGGCATTTTGGTGCAGACAGTCAATGACCAGTGCAACTCCAAAGTCGTTCCGTTTGGATATCTGATGCGTGTGAAAAGCCCCATGGTTTACCAACCAGAAGCCCAGATCCCGCGAGGTCAACGCGAGAGGAACGGCCCCCAGGAAAACCACAAAAAAACACTGTGGAAACATTCGTTCAAATGCATCAAAAATGACCTCGAGATGGCGTTGCTCTTTCAGGCTGAGGCAGTTATGGTTGTCTGTGATCCTTTCCAGGCGCACCCATTCAGAACCCAGCAATCCACGAACTGTCGCCACACTGAATTCACAATATCCGCATTTGCCAGTACCGGAAGCCAAAGCCGCTGAGCAATGAGGGCATATCATATTTTCAATAATAACTAAAATATCAACCTCTAGCAACATTAAATCTGTGCCAAGCAAGAAATGACAGAGATTGGGTGTTTACGAAAAAAGTGTTTACACCCTCTCTGCATTGTGGTTCAAATCTCTACATCACTTGGTCTGGAAAATGCATTGGTTTTCTCCGACCCCCCACCCCTTCAGCATCGCCCATCATGAGACACAAATATTTATTCACTCTGGTAGCACTTGCTTCCCTGACCATCCAAGCCCAGGCCAAATGGAGCAAACTGCCTGCTGTGGATGAAAAACCAGTGAGCATTGCGACTGTTTTTTCCGGCACGTCCATCCACGAATCCAAAGGCTTCAATCCTGCTAACGCCCTGCTGATGGGAGATCCGGTGAAACCGGTGAATCTCGCTTCAGGTAAAAGTGAAGCCATTTTGAAGTTTGCCAAGCAGTCGATCATCAAGAGCGTGTCTTTTGTGAATGACGGCATTGAGGGCAAGGTGGCCCTTTCCACCAGCACGGACGGCAGCGCGTGGAGTCCTGTTGATAACAAAGTGTTCTCCCCGTCCGACCGGCTCATTCAACTCAATGGCGGTGCCTCCCAGGGCCGTTTTCTGCGGATGCAGTTTGATCTGGTCCGCGGCGGTGTGATCCGCAGCTTCCAGGCCATTGGCTCCAGCACGGATGCCAACTACACTGTCACCCAGAACGCCGATGGCACCGGCGCACCAGTCAACTTTGCTGCGGGCATGGGCGGAGGCCGTCTGCTCTACATCAGCCCTGAGCTTTATGGATCCCGGAATGATGCCGTGAAAAGCAACAAACTGGAGTTCCCTGAGTCGGATGAAAAATACCGCACGGCGGTTTACGATCTGGGCCAGGTGCGCACGCTTAACGAATTCGGTTCCATTCATTCGCCCCGTCCAGTCCGCTTCTCCGTGTATGCGTTTGATAACCTTCCTGAAAAGGAAGACTGGCGCGGACGGCTGGCCTTTGACCCCACCGTGTTTGATTCCTCAGAGCCAGTGGCCAAAGCAGAAGACACCACCGGCTCAGGCTTTCTCAAAGCCAAGCCAGGCAAGACTGTCAAGTCCCGTTACATCGCCCTGCGTTGGGAGCCTGACTTCAACCCCCCTGCCTTCAATGCTTATTCTGTCTCCATCACCGGTGCAGCCAGTGTCACCTATTCCGGCAACGGCGTGACTGTGACCACCGAAACCGATGCCGAGGGCAACTCTGTGAGCACGGTATCTGTAAATGGTCAGACCAATCTGGTCATTACGGTGGACGCCAACGGTAACGTGACGGTGACGGGTAGCGATGCAGGCCCAGGCGCTGACGGACCTTCCGTAGATGTCAACGGCACAGAAACCGGTCAAAGCGGCGAAGCTGCCACCATCAATGGGGTGACCATTGGCGCACCCAGTGCCAGCGGCGCGGGTCTAGCGGGACCAGAGCAACAACCTGCACCAACGCCGCCACCTGACGATACCGGAAGTCCGGAATAAGCCGCTTAAAGATCAGTGTTTTCCAGATGCGAGGCCAAACGGCCTCGCATTTTTTTTGTTTCAAATGCATGCAGTCACTCTTCTCAAACCACGCCGCCCACCTTGCAGCCGCTTGCAGTGATACTGAACTGCACAAAGACTGATTATCTATGCTCTTGGCAAATGTCTGAGACGTTCTTTACTCAGACCTACCATGAGTGCTTCCGTTTACGACTCCCCTGTGTTTCATATGGCCTGTCATCAGTTTGATCTGGTGGCGGATTTCCTCGATATTCCAGACAGCCTTCGCGACCGTCTCAAGATGCCACGGCGGGCGCTCACAGTCTCCATCCCTGTGCGGCGGGATGACGGCAGCACGACGGTCTTCACGGGGTATCGGGTGCAGCATCATTTGTCTCTGGGCCCCACCAAGGGCGGCATCCGGTTTCACCCTGACGTCACCATGGGTGAGGTGGCTGCCCTGGCCATGTGGATGAGCTGGAAATGTGCGCTGACCGGCCTCCCATATGGCGGAGCCAAGGGCGGGGTCTGCTGCGATCCCAGCCAGCTTTCAATCGGAGAGCTGGAGCGCCTGACCCGGCGCTATACCCAGGAGCTGATTCCCTTCATCGGCCCTCAACTGGATGTCCCTGCGCCGGACATGGGCACGAACGAGCAGGTCATGGCCTGGATGATGGACACATACTCTCTCCAGATTGGCCACTGCGTCCCCGGAGTCGTCACGGGCAAGCCGGTGGGCTTGGGCGGCTCCCTTGGCCGGCGCGAATCCACCGGCCGCGGGGTCGCCTATCTCGTCTCACGGGCCATGGATACGCTGGGCATCCGCGCAGAAGGGGCCACAGCGGTGATCCAAGGGTTTGGCAATGTCGGCTCCGTCGCCGCCATGTCTCTGGCCAAACAAGGCGTCAAAATTATCGCCGTCAGTGATGCGTACGGAGGCATTCACAATGCCGCCGGCTTGGAACTGAATGCCCTGAACGATTACGTCAGCCAGACCAAAAGTGTCGTGGGCTTTCCAGAGTCGGAACCCATCAGCAATGCAGAATTGCTCCTCCTCCCCTGTGACATCCTCATCCCGGCAGCCATGGAGCGGCAGATTGACGCCACCAACGCTGCCAAAATCCAGTGCCGCATTCTGGCGGAGGGTGCCAACGGACCCGTCACCCCGGATGCGGATTTAATCCTCCAACAACGCCCGGAGATCTTCATCATTCCGGACATCCTCTGCAACAGCGGCGGCGTCATTGTCTCCTACTTCGAATGGGTGCAGGATCTGCAGAGCTTCTTCTGGGGTGAAGGCGAGGTATTGGACAAACTGTTCCGAATCCTTGAGCAGGCCTTTAACCAGACGCTGCAAGTGCACCGCAAACAGAAGGTTTCCATGCGCTTTGCCGCACTCAGCCTGGGCATCAAAAGGGTGTGGGAAGCCAAGCAGACTCGCGGCCTTTATCCCTAAAAGAAACCGGGCCTGCCAGCGGCTGAAAAGGCTGCTGGCAGGTTATGAAAACGATTTGCGCAGGTGGCTGGGCAGGATGCCCAGAGCCTCGCGGTATTTCGCGACCGTGCGGCGCGCCACTTTGATGCCCTGCTTGTCCAGCAGCTTGGCCAGCTTGTCATCGCTGAGGGGCTTGGCCTTGGTTTCGGTCTTGATTAGGTCAGCAATGGCATTTTTGACACTGGTGTTGCTGAGGTCTTCACCGGAATCTGTTTTGACCCCGTGGCTGAAGAAAAACTTCAGCTCGTACACGCCATGCGGCGTGGCCATGTATTTGCCTGAGATGGCACGGCTCACCGTGGTCTCGTGCACGCCCACTTCATCGGCCACTTGCGCCATGTTCAGCGGCCGCAGGAAGCTCGTTCCCTTTTCCAGGAATTCCTGCTGATGCGCCAGGATCTGAATGGCGATCTTGTGGATGGTCTGCTGACGCTGATGGATGGAACGGATCAGGAATTTGCCGCTGCGGATCTTGTCCCGGATGTAGTTGCGCACCTCCCCGCTGCTGCTGGCCTGGCCCAGGAGGTCCTTGTAGGCATTGCTCAGGCGCAGGTTGGGAAGGTCGTCATTGTTCATCACCGGCACCCACTCCCCACCCAGCCTTTCCACGATGATGTCAGGGCTGACATAATTGTTGCTGCTCGGGTTAAAGCGCGATGCAGGCCGGGGATCCAGGGTGCTGATGAAATCGGCCGCACGGGAAACCTGTTCCAGCGGCACCCCCAGCTTGCGGGCCAGGATCGGGTAGCGTTTGTTGGCCAGGTCTTCCAGATACTGGTCCACCAGGCGATGGGCCAGGCTGTGTTTTTTACCCAGCCGCTCAAGCTGCACCAGCAGGCACTCGCGCAGGTCATCTGATCCCACCCCGACAGGGTCAAAAGACATCAGGACGGCTTTGGCGGCATGCAAGTCATCAATGGGGATGCTTTGATGAAGGCTCATGTCCTCCACAGAAGCATTCAGGAAACCCCGGTCATCCAGGCTGCCGATGAGAAATTCCACATTTCTGACCAGCAACGGGTCATTGATCTCCGCCGTGCGCAACTGCGTCACCAAGTGCTCCTGCAGGGTCGTCGGAGCCACAATGGAATCCATCAGGAACTGCCAGCGCTCCTGGTCTTCCGCACTGCGGTTGGTCGTCTGCATGCGGCTCTGAGCCCAGTACTCCCGCCATTCTTCATCCATCTGGGAAATGACATCGAGCTCATCGCGGTCACCTCCGTCCCGGTCATCCGGATCATCGGGCACGGCATCATCCAGAGACACATCCGGAGATTCAAGCTCCAGCACAGGATTGATTTCAATCTCCTGCTGGATGATCTGCCTCAGCTCAAGAGTGGGGGCCTGCAGGATCTGCAAGCTCTGCTGCATCTGGGGGCCGATGGCAAGCTTTTGAGTCTGGGTCTGGTATAGTCCTTGGTCTGCCATTGGTGGTTGGCCACACCCCTTTCATTGGTGTCACAGACAAGCAAGCAATAAGCGGGCCAAAATCGCATTTTGGTGATAAAATCGGACGAAAGTAAAAGCTGGCATGGGACTTTATTTAGGCTCTGGGCGCTTTTTACCAAGTCACTGTCATCGTTTCACACCACCGCCCGGGAATACTGCACCGGTGACAGCACCTTCGCAATCCAGGATGACAACCCCGACCTCACCCGCCGCCCCCAGCCGGTGCTGGAGCAATAGCCGGGCCACGTGGGTACTGCCCCATTCCACCTCGCGCTCAAAGTAACGCCCCAATGGCGTTTCCTGAGAGACTAGCGCCAGACACTCCACCGATTCATCAGCACTGGCATGCAAGCGGAATCCAAGCTGGCCGGAGCGGCTGTCCGCAGGCAAATCCAGCGCATGGCTGCGCCGCAACACCACGTGAAACCACGAGGGCTGTTCAGACTTCTGATCAAGAAAACCGGCCAGACGCCGCTCATGTGTCTCGCCAAAAAGCGGCCAGTCCAGCAGGAAGCCGCCGCCTTCCTGGGGCACCAGACGCAGGAGCGCACCGGCATCCGGATTGGCATCTGTCAGCACCAGGAAGAGCGGCACCTCTTCCTGTCCAGGCAGCGTGCGGGGCATCTCTGCAGCCAGTTTAAGCAATTTGAGCTTCGGCTTTTTGCGCTCAAAAAAACCTTCCACCTCCACCTGGTACTCATCTGCTTGCGATATCACCGCCGACCTTTCTGCCGCTGTTTCCGCTTTAAACAGTGATTGCAAAAGTGCTTCCGCTTCTTCATTGGCACGGACCAAATCCAGACCGGCAGAAGCAGCAGGCTGCATCCGCAGATCTCCCTCGGAGGGCACTCCCGCCCTGCGGATCTCAGGTTCCATGACTTCGGGTTGAGGCACCGCAGAGACCGGTTCAGAGACTGCTTCATCTTTCGTTTCCATTGCGACCTGCGGCAAAGGCGCGGGCGCGGGGGCGGGCTCTAGCGGAATGACGGAATCGTTTTCACCGGGGAGTTTCCCGACGTCCGTGTGGGGTGCTTCAAATTCCACCGCCAGGGGTCCTTTCAGATGCCCCCACAGCACCCAGCCGCCAAAGCCCAGAACCAGGAGCAGAAAGATGCCCAGGGGGACATTGCGTTCCTCGCGCTGCGGCCGCCAGGATGGGGCAGGATGATATTCTACCTCCCAGGACCCGATGCCGCCTGCGGAGTCATGCCGTGGGGCGAACTGCATGCTGGGCACATAGGCAGGCGGAGTGGGTGAATACGGCACAGCCTGACTTCCGGCCTCTGCCGCAGACGGCAAATGCGACGGAACGATGCCGAAGGGCGACTGGCCGGAAGGCATCATCGGCTGCCAGGTGGCCGGGGCCGCCGGTGCAGGCGGAAACAAGGACGGGGGGTGTGGGCTGTAGAGCGGTGCCTGCTCAGGAGCCGGCGGCCAGACAGGCAAAGACTGCGGAAGAGCGGAGGGCGGTGAGGCGGAGAATGATGGAGCCGCAGGCTCCGTAGGCGGACGGCTCGGCTGGACCCGCCTTTGAATCGGCAGGCTGGTCACCGGATGCAGGAAGGGCCCGGATGCCGCAGGGTAAGATTCCCTCGGAGCACTGCGGGCGCAATGCGGGCATGTCACCATTGCCCCCTGCTGCTGGGGCAGCGAAAGGAACGGACGCGAACACGCAGGGCAGCGCAGGCTGACAACACCATTGACCATGGAAACGGACTATCGCCTCATTTACGCATCCCGCCAGTCCTCGGTTTTGTCTTCATCACAAAAGGGTAAGTGCGCCCGCCCGGATTCGAACCGAGAACCAAGGGATTATGAGTCCCCTGCTCTAACCGTTGAGCTACAAGCGCCTTTTCCTGGCTCTCATGAGGGTTTAAGCCATGGCTCCATCCGGTGCAAATTGCTTTTTCAGGACGCTGTTGCAATGGCCGTGACGAAGAGGTGCAGCGCAATCAGATTCCTCAGCTTGGATCTGTAGCAAGCTTGTCCGCCATCCAGAGGGCAAAGAGGTGGGCGTCCCAGATCATGGTGGGCCAGCCGTGTTTTTTGCCGGGGCGGATGAGGAGTTCGACGGTCTTGCCCATCTCCGTGGCGCGCTTTTGGAAACGCTGGGACTGCTCGAGAGGGACCAAGATATCGGCATCGCCATGAACGATGAAGACGGGTGGCAGCCGGGCTGTGACGTGGAAGATGGGTGAGACGCCCTGGCCAATGACTTTCCATTTTTCCAGATCGGCGGCATCGGGGCCGAAGGAGTTGCGGTAGCTTTTGGGCGGGCCGCCATCGTGCAGGTTCTGGGTGGAGGGGCCGAGGTTGAGCAGATCCGTGACGGGATAGAAAACAGTGGCTGCCTGGACGGAGCTGTCTTCACGGTCAATAGGGTCAGGCGAAGCGGGATCGCCGGGGCCGCCACGGGTGGCGAGCATGAGGCTCAAATGGCCGCCGGAGCTGCCGCCGATGACGCCGAGGCGCTTGGGATCAATGCAGTAATCCTTGGCATGATGGCGGACAAAACGGGTGGCGCGGTTCACGTCGTCCACGATCTCCATGATCGTGGCTTGCGGCTGGGAAAGATGAGATACGGCGATGACGGTCAGCCCCTGGCGCAGGAATGAGGCCGCCATCCAGGGCTGGAACTTATCAGGGGCCGACTTCCATGAGCCGCTGACCATCATGAGCACCCCTGCCCCGTTCGGTTTTTCCGGACGGATGACGTTGAGAGTCAGGTCTGTGCCATGCCTCTGAGCATAGACGATGCCGCGTGTCTCCGTGTAAGCCGGGGTAAAATACCACCAGGCCAGACCGACCACAAGGACCAGTAATAACACCCCCAGCAGGACGCACCTGATGGCAGCACGAATGTACCGGCGGGAGCGGCTCATGAACACAAATCAGCAACCGCGCGTGTCGCGTAGCTAAGTGACAAAGAAACAAGCCAGGGCCGTTACGGCTTGCGAGAGGTTGGCGCGGGCTTCGGCTTTTCCTTCTTCGGCTTCTTGACTTCCTTTTTGTGAGCGTTGTTGCCTTTGGCCATATGCGTAAAGTGTTGTTAAACCGACGTCCATAGATAAGGCAACGCGCGGCAGCCTGCAAGGGACGGTAAAGAGAAATTTAACGGTCACCCTCTTTTACTTTAGAGGCACCTTGACCGCCTTCTTCGGCTGCCGCCACACCTGGGCATAATGATGCGCCAGCCGGAGCTTTTGGGCGACTTTCACCGGGATGACAAAAGGATACAGTTCCGACTCTCCAATGCTGTTGGAAACCTCATTCAGCACGCTGGAAAGGCAGATCCAGCGCTGAAGCCAGGCCAGAAAGGCATCATTGGCCACAGGGTCATGTTTGAGAATGGTGGGTAGAAAGCCAGCCTCCACTGGCAGGATCACCAGCGGCAGGGCCATGTGCTGCACCTGGATGCCCAGGCTTTCACAGGTCTCCAGGCCATCGGTGATTTGCAGATAATGCGCCCACGTCTCTGCCCAGTCTTCCCAGGGATGGGAGGCGGCATAACCGGTGATGTAATCGGTCTCCCAGCC is part of the Prosthecobacter sp. SYSU 5D2 genome and encodes:
- a CDS encoding alpha/beta hydrolase — its product is MSRSRRYIRAAIRCVLLGVLLLVLVVGLAWWYFTPAYTETRGIVYAQRHGTDLTLNVIRPEKPNGAGVLMMVSGSWKSAPDKFQPWMAASFLRQGLTVIAVSHLSQPQATIMEIVDDVNRATRFVRHHAKDYCIDPKRLGVIGGSSGGHLSLMLATRGGPGDPASPDPIDREDSSVQAATVFYPVTDLLNLGPSTQNLHDGGPPKSYRNSFGPDAADLEKWKVIGQGVSPIFHVTARLPPVFIVHGDADILVPLEQSQRFQKRATEMGKTVELLIRPGKKHGWPTMIWDAHLFALWMADKLATDPS